A genomic stretch from Verrucomicrobiia bacterium includes:
- the rpsL gene encoding 30S ribosomal protein S12: MPTINQLVRKGRRQLKAKSKAPALGKCPQRRGVCLQVMTRTPKKPNSALRKVAKVRLTNGIEVIAYIPDEGHNLQEHSIVLVRGGRVKDLPGVRYHIVRGTLDAMGVEKRRRSRSKYGVKRPKDSGAKKDTGAKAA, from the coding sequence ATGCCAACAATCAATCAGCTTGTTCGAAAGGGTCGCCGCCAGTTGAAGGCGAAGTCCAAAGCGCCGGCGCTTGGCAAATGTCCACAACGTCGTGGGGTTTGCTTGCAGGTGATGACGCGAACGCCGAAGAAACCGAATTCGGCCCTGCGCAAAGTTGCCAAGGTGCGCCTGACCAACGGCATCGAGGTGATCGCGTACATCCCCGATGAGGGACATAATCTGCAGGAGCACTCGATAGTGCTCGTGCGCGGTGGACGTGTAAAGGATTTGCCGGGTGTTCGTTACCATATCGTCCGCGGGACACTGGACGCGATGGGGGTGGAGAAGCGACGCCGCAGCCGCAGCAAGTATGGTGTCAAACGTCCGAAGGACAGCGGCGCGAAGAAGGACACGGGCGCGAAAGCCGCCTGA
- the rpsG gene encoding 30S ribosomal protein S7 produces the protein MRRRRAERRPRIKDVRFNSETVTRLITCIMQSGKKSVAERIVYGAFDRIAEKAKEKSPLDVLQTALENVKPRLEVKSRRVGGANYQVPVEVSSDRQEALAMRWMIQYASARKGTAMMDALAAEILDASNNTGASVKKREDTHKMAQANRAFAHYRW, from the coding sequence ATGCGCAGACGAAGAGCAGAGCGACGACCGAGAATTAAGGACGTGCGGTTCAACAGCGAAACCGTCACACGACTGATCACCTGCATCATGCAGAGTGGAAAGAAGTCGGTGGCGGAGCGTATTGTGTATGGCGCATTCGACCGCATCGCGGAAAAGGCGAAGGAAAAGAGTCCGCTGGACGTGTTGCAGACGGCGCTGGAGAACGTAAAGCCGAGGTTGGAGGTCAAGTCCCGGCGCGTCGGTGGAGCGAACTACCAGGTGCCGGTCGAGGTTTCGTCCGATCGTCAGGAAGCGCTGGCGATGCGATGGATGATCCAATACGCCAGTGCGCGCAAGGGCACGGCAATGATGGATGCCCTGGCTGCCGAGATTCTGGATGCGTCAAACAATACGGGCGCATCCGTCAAGAAGCGTGAGGACACGCACAAGATGGCACAGGCCAATCGTGCGTTTGCGCATTACCGCTGGTAG